The following is a genomic window from Manihot esculenta cultivar AM560-2 chromosome 9, M.esculenta_v8, whole genome shotgun sequence.
CTCAATACAGTAGAGTCCAGCGGCAAAACATTCACAGTAACTGTACAAAACCACACAAAATGCACTTCAATTGTAGTTAGAAAACATGAATGTATAAGTGTACAtcataaaaatgaaattaacaATAGCTAGCCATTGTGAAAACTAAAAGGAAATCAAGGCATAACATTTTTTGAAATATTACTGATGTTATATGGATTAAAAGTAACAAATATCCCCCTACAGAATGTTAGCATTCTCCTAATGAACTGGAAAAATGGTATGTGAAGACTGTAGATCATTTCAGTCATCACATTTGATTTACTAGTCTCAGCATTTATCATGCTAGTAATGTAAGAAAAAGTATAATATGTACGGATTGAGAGGGTTTCAAATTTATATGCACAAGTTTAGGAGAACAAGTGAACTTACAGCTTCAAGCATTTTGACCTCTTACAATTGCAGCGCTTGCAGGCTGCCCCAACATGTTCCATTTTGGGCCTGCGAGTAGTTAGAACTAAATTGAATATTCTGTTCAGGAATTTGATGTTAGCCTTCAGATTGTATTAGTTCTGACAGATACCTCTTGACTTTAGGACTACTAATTCCAAAGTCATCACTAACATCAGTGGATGTTTGTGGAGCATTTTCTATGACCTTATCTTCATTGTCACAAAGGACCAGGCCTGTCTCTATAGAGGTCCAAAGTAAGGATTTGATAACAGGATCTCAAACAGATATCAAATAATCAGAAGAGGATGATGGTTGTCTTACTCGTTTCTTGCCTTGTAGAAGATAGAGTTGCAATCTTGACAACTTTACAATCACTTGAAGTAGTTGCCAGAGCATTCAAGTGCAAACCTATACCCTTTCTTGATAGCATGGATATTCTTGGAGTTGAATGCTTTTCAATGTGATCGACTTCACTATCTGATTGCACTGAAATGGGATAAGCATTACTCTCTTGACATGCTGTTTCCTTTTTATGAGCCCCAGCCATCTCAAAAACCAGCCTTCGTATTCTATTCTGCTGCTAGAAAAACAAACTAAATATACGTTAACCGAATATAGGATATGTGGTGTGTAGCTACTTGTATTTGGAATTCTATATTATAGGAAAATAATACGTCAGCTAGAAGGTAAATAAAATAAGACATACAAGGTGACTAATGATTTTCAGAGAACGAATAGCGTTCAAAGCGCCACAAGTGAGCGAAGGCAAAGAAAACATGGATTTGAGAGAgataacaaaagaaaaagacgAATTATTACATGGTTTGGCAAAGCTCCTATACCCCAAGTGTACAAGGCAACAAATTTCAACAGAAGTTTAGCTTGGTTTATATTGACAATTTTCAATTACCTGAAATAAATCGGCCAAATGGTTATGTACATTGTATCAAACAACCTCCAGGGTaaacaaatattatattattttttacctTGCAGCTAGATTCACGTTTTTTCCCCTTGACATCCACCTTAGCAGCCACATCATTAACAACTAACTTATTCAGTAGAGTGCCAGAAAGTACAGCTGGCATTTTATCTGCTTCCTTATTTTTCCCGGTTGACTGAGTTCCTGTTTCTCCCGTTTCCTGTTCTGAATAATCATTACTATTCTCCAATTCGTTAGTATTATCCTGTGGGATCTGCAGTACATTTGAGATAAAAGAGATTGTGCCAGGATCCACCATTAATTTCTGCTCCTCAGAGTGTTCTTCAATGACAGATGATTCAAAGTAAAAGGCATCAGCCACATTGGAAACCAATGTCACCCAATCAACTCCTGCttcatcttcactttgctcaATTCGACAGATTTTACGCAAATTCTTTTCACTCTCATACGAAAAATGTTTCTCATTTGATTTGTCTCCCTTTTCTGTCTCTGTGTCTGTCCTAATTGCATCAAGAGGCGCAATGTTTTTATCTGGGCTAGCAATATCACATTTCAAGGCTTCTGGCAGTTCAATTGCTAATTCCAACTGTTCATTGAGTGGCTCAGCGGTAACCTCTTTAGCTGAACTGCTGGAAGCCAAGCGTCCCAATTGTTCAGCAGACGAGTTAGATAGTTTAACAGCCGCTGAAACCCCTTCACTTGTACTGTTGGCATCTTTAACTTGAGAGAGCCCGTGTTTCGATGGGTCTAAGAATTGACGCCTAATAACAATAAATAACACTGTAAAATTTGACTCACGAATAAAATAGGTACTCTTCATTTTTCATTTGATAAAGCAAGAACGAAGATTGGTCATTGATTTACCTTGTAAGAAAGGATCTTGTGTCTCTTTGAGAAACAAGCTTAGGTGAAGCAAACACCGATGGAGGGGATGAAAACGCTAGAGAGTTCAATGATTGATCGCTGCTGTGTACAGACTTGACTAACTCAATGGGGGAAAGATTGTTGATGTAATTAAACACAGGAGAATCCTGCAAAAAGCAGAAGATTAGTTCTTTTCTCTGTACTATCTTAAAACCCAATTATCAAAACATCACTGAGAATTAACACAACAGCCACCAAAATGTAAGGCAATAAAACAAGGCATCCACATGCTAACAAGATGCAGAAATGAAATCATTGAAATAGCTCGTAAAGAAAGCTGTTGAAGGGAAATCTAAACTATCAAAAACAAAACAACGTGGATATATAAGAACTCCAAACTCTAGTCAAAACAGCagctgagaaaaaaaaataccaaaagCGGCCAACCACGAAATTTCAAATCAAATTCACACAAATATACAGCTCATAGAGTTTAATGACAGCTTCCCCAACAAGAAGAAAACAAAAGGGAAAACATGAACAGCTGAATTAAcgctataaattaaaaaaaaaaaatccactaaTTGGAGCGGAATGTGCAAATTTGAGAGAGAAAGAGGGATTAGGGTTTGAAAATGAAGACCTCAAACTGAGAAAGGGGAGTGGAGATGAGGTGGCTCTTATTAGGTGTGTTGAGCTCCATGGAAACACACCAATGGCAGAATTCTTCAACATCTCATCCCTGTTAAGCTCTCACATGATAGCTTAAAGAACGATACATAAAAGAAAGGAGCTGAGTGGCAGCGTCTCAAGACCTCGAAAAGTCAATAGGAACGACTAACGAGTAAAAGAATGGAAGAGATGAAAAGAGAGAAAGGAGAGGGGCGGGAAGGCGGGAAAACTCAGATTTTTGGTTTTGTAAAATTTGGGCCAAAACCCTAGCTCACCCTTAGCtgctctgttttttttttttaacattttgtTTGTCTTGTACCTTTTACCTACGATGGGCCTCATAGTTGTGGATCATTGTCCCCACACACACACTTGCCCTATGTTATTTTATTGGGTAAACAATTACGAAAACAAGTCTAATTAAAGCTTATGCTTtagttcaatttaaaatttttatcaaataaatcatttaattttattaaaaattaaataaattttgacaTAATAATgttacttttaataataaatattattttttattttaaaatataaataattagtattttaattaacataaaaattaaaaatatatatagtaaataacaaaaatcaattttattaatataaaaaattatttttcttattaaaaaatattttataattaaaaataatattatattacataattaCTTATTTAACTCTTAAATAAAAGTACATaaactttattaataaaaaaaaagttgaattgAACTTATTAATTGACTAACATTTAAAAAACTATTAACTCTTTGGTTATTATGAAACTAACcggttttaaaaatattcaattaaaacatttatacattttataaaatttaattctttaatttttttattaaaaaaataattaattaacttaaattatttattttatatagtttttataatttttattatatattatttaattcttataattttatatattcatattatttaGCCTCTAATTAAAGTTATTGTGTTATACAATAAtaatctaaaataaattataagcgATCATTATAAGATAGAGTCACGAGACAATAGTCTGTTAAATAAGTATGCGATCTCGTCTGAATAAAATAAGATTCAGATACCTTAACACTTAATTTATCATCAATACTCATTATTCTCTAAATATGTTAAGTCTCGGCATAAAGTTATAGTTATCGTATACAGTCCAACATACCTCATTACATCTATAATCACGAATTACTGATTTATTAGTTGGTAATATGCTTTATTAAGTAACCGATTACATCATTGCgggattatcaaaaaattaaatatttatcttcattttttataatataaaaataaaatactcacaaaaataaaaatatattattcttatACTACTCAAGTTTTAAACAATTTTTTACATTTGTTATATtctctaatttattaatttaagtgTTGGAGTATCCATGAATTCATGTGTTTTTTCTTGCATGATTAGTCCATTACAACATAATACAATTCTACGTTCGACTGCATaagttataataataaattaattaacatcttttttatataataattaaatattttatatttttactttcGACTGCATaagttataataataaattaattaacatcttttttatataataattaaaattttaattttataaaaatataaaatatttaataagtttTCCAAAGAATTTAAGGAAGTAATAATAATTCTCCTTATTTTGTTTTGTTGAAAGGATAAATTGTCCCCCTTCAATTTGTTTAAATCATGTTTTAAGCTTTTTATTCAAGTGCCAATAAACACAAATTGTCtctctcttttaaaaaaaaaataaaaaaaaattacataaaacaaAAGGCTATGAACTTTACTTTCTGTCTCAAAAAAGTTATAATCTAATAATcttttaatcattttaaatattaaaaatattattattttaaattaaaaggaaaaagtacaataataaaataataagtaactttgatatttaaaatgacaaattagtattattattattatgttataaCTTATTTGAACTTAAATGTAAAATTGATGACTTTATTTagcaaaaaatattaaattaaattatgtatttgaattttgatgaaaagtttatatgcttatttgaagtttttctcttaaatttagGGTATCATTTATGAGTAATTGTATATTATGCCTACTGTTCCATACAAAGAAATCTATATAAAATGACAAATTAATAATTAGTGCGTCTCTTAAAAagctatttttaatttaaaaaaaaaattaattgaaatagtGCACAATCTTATTGGCTCATTATTCtatattaattgttttttttttatagaataaacacttatttgtataattttttattattaacagtATTGAATTAAGCTATTAATGTAATATAAAagctttaatataatataatataatttttgtatttatttaaatcTTGCTGCATCAAATGATAACCTGTGAGTGTCAACCAATTATCCAAGGTAAAAGGaatgttattattataaaaattaaaattaatggagatttatattaattacaaattgaaatttaaatgttaaagtgttttaacattttaaatttgtaaACATCGAGTGAAATTTATCTATTGAAAAATTGATTCCTTCTTGCCTGTAAAAGTAAGTTTccactaataataattttatcatattatgtTGACTATTGACCAAAAGATGCTGAATTGCATTTGAAATTGctggttttattttttatttttaaataaaataagatattcaaaatatttttatttttttctactttttaatactttattttattacatttttaaatttacttgcattattaatgtataattttaaaatttatttataaaataaaataaataaaattttgttttgttCATTTGATATTAAAGAAAGAAGTATTTCAATCTTGAAATTTCAATCAACTAGCTCTACCTTttgttctcaaaatttttcttcatttcGCATTTCACATGATAGTTGTTGTTTCAAACCCTTAACTAAAATTGAATTCCACGATTAAAGATTAGCTTTTATTGTCTCCAGCTGAGATCGAGGCCGGTTAATTCGAACTTTGAAGTTCGTAGGATGATTTATGTGCTAATCAACAATAGACTTCCTGCAAGCTTTAATCTTagcataagaattaaaaataacCGAATCACTAACGTTTTGAAACCAAGTATTCTTCACTAAAACTAGAATAGCAGGATTAGGGCACCATTTAGAGTCAAAAGTAAAAATACTTCTTTGCTTTGGACACAGGAGGAGAAGAGCATACTAACAGTGGACCCCAAAGCTCGCACTTCAAGGActcttgataattttttttgtaattccATCTCTTTCCAAGTTGTATATAAATACGAGTACTTAATAGATGAAATTTACGCTTTTGGTTGATTAATAAGCTCGATATTCTGCCTCCATGGAAGATTTAGCGATTGTATTATGCTTTTGGATCCCCATGAAATCAAATTAGAGCTCATATATATAGTAAAAAGCAGTAATAGATTTCTTGTCATCTAAATTACAATCCCAATCAACATCACAATACACATGCAGCTTTTGATCAGTAGTCTTGGAAagaaaaagtccattatttatTGTAGCTTTAAGATAGTATAATATACGCTCTAAGGCCTGCCAGTGTGCTTTGGATGGATCATGGACATGTAAAGATAACATCCGGACGATTCAAGTGGAGATACTGCAAGCTACCAACAACCATGCGAAATAATGTGCCATTATCGAAGGAGGCAGCATCTTGCTTGTGCAATTTTTCACTGGCACcgctagagtggaaatggaatTGCAATCACTTATATTTGCTTAGTTAATGATAATGTTTGAAATACAATATGGCATCTAAATGAGAATATCTAGATAGATATCTAATTCGTTAAATTGATTATCAATTTGTTATCGATCTGTCTTTTTACGTGAAAATATGTTCAAATGTAATGTTTATTtgaatgttaaaaaaaataactcactgaaattaatttttttaaaaaaaataatagcatTTTTATTAACAGATATTTGAGTTAGTCACTAATGATAAGATTAATGCAACAAGGCCCTCGCTAAAACATTAGCAGCATTTTAGCCATGCACatttgtttaataaattaaatcaatttatattttttaatactatgACAAATGaaggtaaaataaaaataaaaatatattatattatattataataattttgcttttattttaGGTTTTTAGTTTATCACATTTATGatgataaaaaaaacaaattacagcaaataacaataaattatgaaaaatatagtGGAAATTCCTACACAGAAGGACACAAGAAGCCGCCAAAGATGAAGAGGAAATTCCAAGACGGTTACGCGCATTGGACCCAGTCCAACTTCTTCGCAACTGTGAACCATCCAATAAGCTCCACCACACCACACGATTTTTCTTAAGAGCCGGTGACTGTCAGTGGCCAGCATATTTTGAAGCAGCTTCAAAAACTTCTAGCTCCTTGCTCTTTTTCTGGTGTTTTAATCTTTTTAGCAGTTTCAtgggaataaaaaaaatactgctGTTTATGTATATCTGAGATATTCATGCTTTAGTGAAACTGAAACTCCTTACTCGAAAAGAAGTAAGGAGTAGTTGTTGTTGTTTCTTTTTGGTCATATTTATTTGGCTGCATTAAACACAAATTCAAGCACAGGAATGCACTTCACAGCACAACTAATTGGCCAAGATGCAGCTGCAATGCC
Proteins encoded in this region:
- the LOC110622376 gene encoding protein tesmin/TSO1-like CXC 3 isoform X3, whose product is MELNTPNKSHLISTPLSQFEDSPVFNYINNLSPIELVKSVHSSDQSLNSLAFSSPPSVFASPKLVSQRDTRSFLTRRQFLDPSKHGLSQVKDANSTSEGVSAAVKLSNSSAEQLGRLASSSSAKEVTAEPLNEQLELAIELPEALKCDIASPDKNIAPLDAIRTDTETEKGDKSNEKHFSYESEKNLRKICRIEQSEDEAGVDWVTLVSNVADAFYFESSVIEEHSEEQKLMVDPGTISFISNVLQIPQDNTNELENSNDYSEQETGETGTQSTGKNKEADKMPAVLSGTLLNKLVVNDVAAKVDVKGKKRESSCKNRIRRLVFEMAGAHKKETACQESNAYPISVQSDSEVDHIEKHSTPRISMLSRKGIGLHLNALATTSSDCKVVKIATLSSTRQETKTGLVLCDNEDKVIENAPQTSTDVSDDFGISSPKVKRPKMEHVGAACKRCNCKRSKCLKLYCECFAAGLYCIEPCSCQDCFNKPAHEDTVLETRKQIESRNPLAFAPKVIRSTEFASEFGDETNKTPASARHKRGCNCKKSSCLKKYCECFQGGVGCSPNCRCEGCKNTFGSKNGVEENELEGVEPEELEKKFSDVTSRDMIEEGEEEHADRPIPSETARSSIQLPMTLGVRFSRSQPAFGASSQMCPSQKLGKEIFRQPKFETHLQAIPEEETPEVLNSSCPPANGVKSTSPNCKRISPPHQGFGSSAIWRSSRKLILRSVPPFPSLNSPHQQ
- the LOC110622376 gene encoding protein tesmin/TSO1-like CXC 3 isoform X1 encodes the protein MELNTPNKSHLISTPLSQFEDSPVFNYINNLSPIELVKSVHSSDQSLNSLAFSSPPSVFASPKLVSQRDTRSFLTRRQFLDPSKHGLSQVKDANSTSEGVSAAVKLSNSSAEQLGRLASSSSAKEVTAEPLNEQLELAIELPEALKCDIASPDKNIAPLDAIRTDTETEKGDKSNEKHFSYESEKNLRKICRIEQSEDEAGVDWVTLVSNVADAFYFESSVIEEHSEEQKLMVDPGTISFISNVLQIPQDNTNELENSNDYSEQETGETGTQSTGKNKEADKMPAVLSGTLLNKLVVNDVAAKVDVKGKKRESSCKQQNRIRRLVFEMAGAHKKETACQESNAYPISVQSDSEVDHIEKHSTPRISMLSRKGIGLHLNALATTSSDCKVVKIATLSSTRQETKTGLVLCDNEDKVIENAPQTSTDVSDDFGISSPKVKRPKMEHVGAACKRCNCKRSKCLKLYCECFAAGLYCIEPCSCQDCFNKPAHEDTVLETRKQIESRNPLAFAPKVIRSTEFASEFGDETNKTPASARHKRGCNCKKSSCLKKYCECFQGGVGCSPNCRCEGCKNTFGSKNGVEENELEGVEPEELEKKFSDVTSRDMIEEGEEEHADRPIPSETARSSIQLPMTLGVRFSRSQPAFGASSQMCPSQKLGKEIFRQPKFETHLQAIPEEETPEVLNSSCPPANGVKSTSPNCKRISPPHQGFGSSAIWRSSRKLILRSVPPFPSLNSPHQQ
- the LOC110622376 gene encoding protein tesmin/TSO1-like CXC 3 isoform X2, whose product is MELNTPNKSHLISTPLSQFEDSPVFNYINNLSPIELVKSVHSSDQSLNSLAFSSPPSVFASPKLVSQRDTRSFLTRRQFLDPSKHGLSQVKDANSTSEGVSAAVKLSNSSAEQLGRLASSSSAKEVTAEPLNEQLELAIELPEALKCDIASPDKNIAPLDAIRTDTETEKGDKSNEKHFSYESEKNLRKICRIEQSEDEAGVDWVTLVSNVADAFYFESSVIEEHSEEQKLMVDPGTISFISNVLQIPQDNTNELENSNDYSEQETGETGTQSTGKNKEADKMPAVLSGTLLNKLVVNDVAAKVDVKGKKRESSCKQNRIRRLVFEMAGAHKKETACQESNAYPISVQSDSEVDHIEKHSTPRISMLSRKGIGLHLNALATTSSDCKVVKIATLSSTRQETKTGLVLCDNEDKVIENAPQTSTDVSDDFGISSPKVKRPKMEHVGAACKRCNCKRSKCLKLYCECFAAGLYCIEPCSCQDCFNKPAHEDTVLETRKQIESRNPLAFAPKVIRSTEFASEFGDETNKTPASARHKRGCNCKKSSCLKKYCECFQGGVGCSPNCRCEGCKNTFGSKNGVEENELEGVEPEELEKKFSDVTSRDMIEEGEEEHADRPIPSETARSSIQLPMTLGVRFSRSQPAFGASSQMCPSQKLGKEIFRQPKFETHLQAIPEEETPEVLNSSCPPANGVKSTSPNCKRISPPHQGFGSSAIWRSSRKLILRSVPPFPSLNSPHQQ